The nucleotide window CTCCAGTTGGCGAAGCCCTTGGGCGGCGGACCCAATCGCATCGCGATGAGTGGCCCGTTCCGCATCCGAAAGACGAACGATATACTTCTTCATCACGGCGGCACCTCACGGGGGGGCTGCCATCATACCAATGGACCCCGTGGCATCCTAATTCGTTAGCCTGACACAGCACTAGGCTCTTGAGTGCAGCCAACTCCTTCACCCCCGCGTCCGTCACCCCCGTGGCAGCCAGTTCGAGGTGGGTGAGGTTCTTGAGCGCGGCCAACTCCTTCACACCCGCGTCCGTCACCCCCGTAAAAGACATGCCGAGGGCGGTCAGGCCCGTGAGCCCGGACAGTTCCTTCGCACCCGCGTCCGTCACCCCCATGGAACCGAGGTCGAGGGCGGTCAGGCCCTTGAGCGCAGCCAACTCCTTCACACCCGCATCCGTCACACTCGTGCCGCCCAGACCGAGTGTATTTAGCGCCCCGAGCGCAGCCAACTCTTTCAGCCCCTCATCCGTCACCAGCGTGTGGCTCAAGTCGAGGGTGGTCAGGGCTTTGAGCGCGGCCAGCGCCTTCACCCCCGCGTCCGTCACCCGCGTAAAGGTCAGGTCGAGGGTGGTGAGGCCCTTGAGCCCGAGGGCGGTCAGGGCTTTGAGCGCGGCCAGCGCCTTCACCCCCGCGTCCGTCACCTCCGTGTAGCTCAAGTCGAGGGTGGTCAGGCCCTTGAGTGCGGCCAACTCCTTCAGCCCCGTGTCCGTCACCCGCGTGAAGCTCAAGGAGACCTTGGTGACGGGCCGGCCGTCTGGCGTCGTGTTGCGAGTCACCTTCCCGCCGCGCTTCTCGACGAGCGCCACGGCCTTATCCTCGGCCTCGTCCGCACGCGCCGACGGGCACACCCACAGGACCGCAAGGGCCAAGGCGAGAGCGCACACCCTGAGCATCGGTGTCTCCAGTTCTGAGGCAGTTCCGGACGGTCTTACGGCGCCGCGGGTCCCGGCGTGCGGAACCCCGCCCTTCGTACACAGACGGCTCCGGCCGCGCCCGGGTCTGGGAGCGCGAGCGGCATCAGCCGCGCGACCGCCCCGCCGATGCGGTCCACTGACTTCGTTTTCGCCGGCCGCACGTTCTTGTACCGGTCCCGATCGAGCCGCACCGCGTTGACGCACCCGCGCCGGCCCGCGGCCCACCAACGCGGATGCCACGCCCGACCTCTCCGGGGCGCCGCCCGTGGCGTGGTGCCGACCGCGGCCTTACGTCAATTCAAGATCTTGCACTTCGGTAGCGCCGAGTTCAACTCCTTCACACCCGCGTCCGTCACCTTCGTGCCGTACAACTCAAGGTTTGTTAGCCCCTTGAGCCCGGCCAGCGCCTTCACACCCGCGTCCGTCATCTCCGTGTAGCTCAAGTCAAGGGTGGTGAGGCCCTTGAGCCCGGACAGCTCCTTCACACCCGCGTCCGTCACCTTCGTGTTGTTCAGGTAGAGGGTGGTCAGGCCCTTGAGCCCGGACAGCTCCTTCAGCCCCACGCCAGTCACTTTCGTGCCAAACAGGTAGAGATGGGTGAGGTTCTTGAGCGCGGCCAACTCCTTCAGCCCTGCGTCCGTCACCGGCGTGCCGGCCAGGTGGAGGTCGGTGAGGTTGAGCCCGGCCAGCTCCTTCAGCCCCGCGTCCGTTACCTTCGTGCCAAGCAGTCCAAGGCAGGTGAGGCCCTTGAGCGCGGCCAGTTCCTTCAGCCCCGCGTCCGTTACCTTCGTTTGGCTCAAGTCGAGGTCGGCGAGCTTTTTGAGGGCGGCCAGCTCCTTCAGCCCCGCGTCCGTCACCTCCGTGTTGTTCAGGCGGATGGTGGTGAGGCCCTTGAGCGCGGCCAGCTCCTTCAGCCCCGCGTCCGTTACCTTCGTGTGGCTCAAGTCGAGGTTAGCGAGCTTTTTGAGGGCGGCCAACTCCTTCAGCCCCGCGTCCGTCACGCCCTTGCCGCTCAGCCTGAGCGTGGTGAGGTTGTTGAGCGCGGCCAGTTCCTTCATACCCGCGTCCGTCACCGACGTGCTGTTCAGATCGAGGGTGGTGAGGCCCTTGAGCCCGGCCAACTCCTTCACGCCCGCGTCCGTTACCCACGTGCTAAACAGGTTGAGGTGGGTGAGGTTCTTAAGCCCGGCCAGCTCTTTCAGCCCCTTGTCCGTCACTCGTGTGAAGCTCAAGTAGACCTTGGTGACGGGCCGGCCGGCCGGCCTCGTGTCGCGAGTCACCCTCCCGCCGAGCTTCTCGACGAACGCCACGGCCCTATCCTCGGCCTCGTCCGCACGCGCCGACGGGCACACACACAGGACAGAAACGACCGCGGCGAGCGCCAACGTCCTGAACATCAGTTGCTCCTGGTTCGGGGTAGCCGTTCAGTGGCGCATTGTACCGCGTACCGCGCCCGGGTCGGAGCGCGGGCGCCGCGGCGACCGCCAGTACGTCCGCAGTCGCCCTCCGGCTCAGAAAGCGGGGCCACCTCCGTGGGGCTCGGCGTCTGAGAGTCACTGAACGCGCGATTGCAGAACCGGCACCGCTGGGCGAACTCAGCGCGATCCAACCGGCGTTCCGAGTCGGCCGGAGCGGCGGGCCGCCAAGTCGTAGCCGGAATTCACCCTGGCAGAACATGCCGACGACTTGTCACAAGCGAAATTCCCACCCGGGCCACAAATCGTAGTATCATCGGTTCCTCCCCGCGCTGATCGAACCGAAACGGAGAGCCGTCAGATGGCCGAGCACACGCTCCTGACCCAGCGCCCCGCATGGGCCGCGCTGCAGTCGCACTTCCAGGGCCTCAAGGCCGCGCACCTGCGCGACCTGTTCGCCGCCGACCCTGGCCGCGGCACCCGCCTCACCGCCGAGGCGGTCGGCGTGTTCGCGGACTACTCCAAGAACCGCGTCACGGACGAAACGCTCAAGCTCCTGTTCGCGCTCGCCGGCGAGTGCGACCTGAAGGGGCGCATTGAGGCGATGTTCGGCGGCGAGAAGATCAACATCACCGAGAACCGCGCGGTCCTGCACACCGCCCTCCGCGCCCCGAAGGGGGCCGTCGTCACCGTCGACGGCAAGAACGTGGTGCCGGAGGTTCACGAGGTGCTCGACGCGATGTCGGCGTTCGCCGACCGCGTTCGTTCGGGCGCGTGGAAGGGGCACACCGGGAAGCCGATCAGGAGCGTCGTGAACATCGGCATCGGCGGGTCCGACCTCGGCCCGGTGATGGCGAACGAGGCGCTGCGCTTTTACGCGCAGCGCGACCTCACCTTCCGGTTCCTCTCGAACGTGGACGGCACCGACTTCGCCGAGACGGTGCGCGACCTGGACCCGGCGGAAACGCTGTTCATCGTGTGCTCGAAGACGTTCACCACCCAGGAGACGATGACCAACGCGGAGAGCGCCCGCGCCTGGTCGCTCGCGACACTGAAGGACCCGGCGAGCGTGGCGAAGCACTTCGCGGCGGTCAGCACCAACGCCGCGAAGGTGAAAGAGTTCGGGATCGACACCGCCAACATGTTCGGGTTCTGGGACTGGGTCGGCGGGCGGTACTCGATGGACTCCGCGGTCGGCCTCGCCACGGTGCTCGCGCTCGGCCCGACCCACTTCCGGCAGATGCTCGACGGCTTCCACGCGATGGACCAGCACTTCCGGACGACGCCCTTCGAAAAGAACGTCCCGGTGATCCTGGGGCTCATCAGCGTGTGGTACGGCAGCTTCTTCGGCGCCGAAACCGCGGCGGTGCTCCCCTACGACCAGTATCTGAAGCGGTTCCCGGCGTACCTCCAGCAACTCACGATGGAGAGCAACGGGAAGCGGGTCACGCTGGGCGGGGCCGAGGTCGATTACCAAACCGGCGCGGTGTACTGGGGCGAGCCGGGCACGAACGGGCAGCACAGCTTTTATCAGCTCATCCACCAGGGGACGAAACTGATCCCGTGCGACTTCATCGCGTTCAGCAAGTCGCTGAACCCGGTGGGGCGGCACCACGACCTGCTGATGGCGAACGTGTTCGCCCAGGCCGAGGCGCTCGCGTTCGGCAAAACCGCCGAACAGGTGCGGGCCGACAAGGTCGAGGAGTGGCTGGTGCCGCACAAGACGTTCCCGGGCAACCGGCCGTCGAACGTGCTGCTGCTGGAGAAGCTGACCCCGTTCGCGCTGGGCACGCTCGTGGCCCTGTACGAGCACATCGTGTTCACGCAGGGGGTGATCTGGGACATCGGCTCGTTCGACCAGTGGGGGGTGGAACTGGGCAAGGCGCTGGCGTCGCGGATCGTGCCAGAACTCGAGGCGGCGACCGAACCCGACCTGAAGCACGACAGCTCGACCAACGCGCTGATCCGCCGCTACCGCCAGGGAAAGAAGTGAGGTGCGGAGTCCGGGCGGCTCAGAGATCGAACTGGACAGATTGACCCACCACGTGCCCGCTGCCGTCCGCGGGCACGTGGCGACGTGCCGCAGCGCTTACCCGCGCCCGCCGCACCGCTTCCGACCGGTCTCCAGGCCCGCTTGTCACCGGTCCCGGTTACTCGTGGCATCCAGAGCGTCGTACCCCATTTTTTCCGCCGCTCAAGAGCGGAGCGCCCGGCGCGACCGCAGCGTGTCACGCACAACGCTCCGAAAGCGACTGCGGTTATGACACAGGGTGTCGCGTTGGCGCTTCGACCGCTGATTTGGCCAGCACCGAAGCGGGCCGGCCCGGCATGACGGAATCAATCCCGAGCAGGATCGCGAGTGTCGTCAAAATAGAAGGGATTGCGAGAAGACTAATGATCCAAAGAGCGCCACCGTCGCCGATTCCGCGATCAGGTCTGGGCAGCCTCAACGCCAAAACCACGAGAGGGACGACCACGCTGGACAGAACGGCCGCGCCCAAGCACAGCACCGCGAGGCGAAATTCGGACCGGTTGCGGACGCGCTCCGGGGAACCCATCGCGGCCCAAAACATCCCGATGATGAGCGCGCCAGCGACGGGACCGTGCCCGAGAAACCAGACCACACCAACGATGATGATCGTGAACTCCATCGCGTGCCTCTTGTCGTGGCGCCGCTCCGGGGCCAGTCGCTTCTGGCTGGCGTGATTCGAATCTCACCGGAACCGGGGGGGGCCCCCACCGTGAACGTGCCGGATCGCGCTCGAAACCACCGGAATCGGCAATCCACGGACAAAGACGACGCTTCCGCGCAGTCATTCCCACCGCGGCTCATTTTTCGCGGCGGATGCTCCACTCGGTGACGGCTTCCAGGATGGAGCGGGCGTCCCCACGGGGCAGGCACTCCAGCTCTTGCCGCGCGGAGCGGGACAGCTCCTCGGCGCGGCGCTTCGCGTAGGTCACCGACTGCGTCTTCTCCAGGGCTTGCAGCACCCGGGCGCCCAGCCCCTCGCCGCCGGCCCGGATCAGGTCGCGGAGCTTGGCCGCTTCGCCCGCGGGGAGCCGGTTCAGGCAGTGGATGACAGGCAGGGTCAGTTTCTGCTGTTCGAGGTCGGTGCCCAGCGTCTTGCCCGCCGCCTCTTCGGTGCCGGTGAGGTCGAGCAGGTCGTCGGCGATCTGGAACGCAAGCCCGACCGAGCGCCCGTAGCTCGCCATCTTCGCGGCCACCTCTTCCGACGCGCCGGCGTAGAGCGCACCCAGCCGCCCGCAGCACTCGGTGAGGGCCGCCGTCTTGCCGTCGATGACCGCGAAGTAGTCGGCCTCGCTCAGCTCAAGGTTGCCGCGCTCGGTCACCTGGCGCAGCTCGCCGGCGCACACGCGGTTGGTGACCTCGCCGGTGATCTGGCACGCGCGGCCGTCCACGGTGCTGGTGAGGTGGAACGCGTGCGTGAACAGCATGTCGCCGAGCAGGATGCTGACCTTGTTGCCCCACCCGGCGCGGAACGTGGGGGCGTGGCGGCGCACGTCGGCCTCGTCCAGCACGTCGTCGTGAACGAGCGTGGCCGTGTGGATCATCTCCATCGCGGCGGCCAGCGTGTGGTGCGCGGGGGCCACCCCGCCGCACGCCTCCGCGGTGAGCAGCAGCAGCGCGGGGCGGAGCCGCTTGCCGCGGTAGTGCCGGAGGTGTTCGACGAGCGGGCCGAACGGGCCTTTGTGCGGGGCCAGGGTGCGGTCGAAAATGCGTTCCGCTTCGGCGATGTCGCTCGCGATCGGGCCGAACATCAGGGCCGCCTTCAGGCCGTTACGGTACGCGGGGTCGAGCCCCGCGGCGGGTCCGCCGGTCACGGCGGGCGAAACAGTTGCCATTGCGGTCCCCATCACGCGGCCCTCCCGCATTCCGGTGCGTGCCGCAATCCGGAAAGCATACGCCCGCGGTGCCAACCGTCAATTGCCGGGGGAGTTACGACGGGTCGCGGGCGAAGTGCCCGCTGCGCCCCCCGTCCTTCTCCTCCAGGCGGACCGCCTCGACCGTCATACCGCGGTCGGCGGACTTGCACATGTCGTACACCGTCAGGGCTGAGACCGTAACCGCGGTCAGGGCCTCCATTTCAACACCCGTGCGCGCGAAAACGGTCACAACAGCCTCGATCCGCAGCGCATCGGCCGCCGGGAAGCTGAACTCGAGCTTCACCGACGTGAGCGTCAACGGGTGGCACAGCGGGATGAGATCGGCCGTTTTCTTGGCGGCCATGATCCCGGCGAGCCGGGCGACCTCAAGGACGTCGCCCTTCGCCAGCTCCTTGTTGCGGATCAGGGCGAGCGTGGCGGGCTGCATGCGCACCAGGGCCGACGCCCGCGCGACGCGGTGCGTTTCGGCCTTCGCGCCGACGTCCACCATCCGCGAGGCGCCCGAGTCGTCGAAGTGCGAGAGGGTGGTCATGGGTGGGCTTAACGCCGAATCGTGGTTGATACTGGTGTAGCCGGCTCCCCTCGCATAGGTCGGATGCAGGGAGGCACGAACGGTCAGGCTTTGGCTGCGCTCATGGTCTCACCGGCGGAAGCAGCCGGGCGCCGCGTTCTCCGCTCGAAGGCATCGGCGGCGGCAACTCTTCCGTGCCCGCGGGTAATGCGGGCGGCACGCCCGGCGGCGGTGACTCTGGGAGGAGCCGTGTACGCCCGCCGCCCGGGGGGACGGTCATTCGGGGCACGGCGGGGCCGCCCGGCACCGGTTGCGGGTAAGGGAGCACGGCTCCGCCGGGGCCGCGGGGCGGAACCGTGACCCGCACCGTTATGTCGCGATCGGCCTCGAACGCCCGTCCGTCGGCGGTGGTGAGCCGGACCGCCACGCGCACGCGGTCCGAAGACGGGAGCGTTTGCCACGGCACCGCGACGAAGTACCCGGTGCTGATGAGCCCGCTTTTCCAAGTCCCGCGGAGCTTCTCGGCCGAAATTTCCCACGACCCGACCGGGCTCTTGAGGCCCGCGGGCGAAATCTCCCACGCCGCGACCAGCGCCCGGGCAGGCACCTTGATCGCGGAGCCGTCCTCGTCGCGCGGGACGATCACCACCATCAGCCCCTCGTCGCCGGGGGCGCCGTCCTCGTCGATGCCCCCGGTGCCGCGGGCGATGTCGATTTGTTTGATCGGATAGAACGGCCCCCCACGGCCGCTCACCGGCGTTCCGGGCTGCGGTTCCGGGCGCTGGGCGGTTTCGTACGCGCGGAGCAAGTTGCGAGATTGCTCCAGCGCCGCGCGGGTGTCGGCCAACTCGCGCTCGCGGGTGCGGAGTTCGGCCTCGATCAGGTCGTACCGGTTGTTGGACGACTTGCAACCGGTGCCGAGCGAACAGTGGGCGGCGAGGAGTGTGCAGACGAACCACCGGACCGCCCGCCGGCGGTGCCGCAGCGACTGACCCGGCGGTGGTGTGTGGTTCGTCTGCATCCCTGCCTACTGCCCACTGGTCGCGGCCCGCTACTCCGGCGGGCGGGCCGCCGCGAACGCTTCCGCCGGCATCCGTTCCAGCACCTTATCGATCAGGCCGAACTCGCGGGCCTCCTGCGCGGACATGAAGTTGTCGCGGTCGGTGCCCTTGAGGATCTTCTCGACCGGCTGGCCGCAGTGATCGGCCATCAGCTTGTTGAGCGTCTCCTTCGTGCGGAGGAACTCCTTCGCGTGGATCAGGATCTCCTCCGCGGTGCCCTCGCTACCGGCGCTGGGCTGGTGGATCATCACGCGGGCGTGGGGCAGCGCGTACCGCTTCCCCTTGGTGCCCGCGGTCAGCAGCATCGCGCCCATGCTGGCCGCCTGGCCGATGCAGTAAGTCGCCACGTCGCAGGTGATGAACTGCATCGTGTCGTAGATCGCCATGCCCGCGGTGACGCTCCCGCCGGGGCTGTTGATGTACAGGCTGATGTCGCGCTTCGGGTCCTCGAACTGCAGGTACAGCATCTGGGCGACGATCAGGTTCGCCATGTCGTCCTGAACGACGCCCTGCATGAAGATGATCCGGTCCTTCAGCAGCCGGCTGTAGATGTCGTAGGCGCGTTCTTCGCGGCCCCGGCTCTCAACCACGATCGGTACGAGCGGCATGTCAGGCTCTCCGGGCGGGCCGCCGCGGCTCTTATATCGGGCCGGCGGCGCGCGGGTGATTGGGGGTGTATGCGGAATGCGGGGTGCGGGGCGCGGGGCGCGGGCTCAGAACCCGAAGTGCCGCACCGGTCGGTACGGTTTGCCCGCCTTCACTCCCGCACCCCGGGTCACTTCTTGAGTTCGGGGCGGACCAGCACCTCGTCCACCAGCCCGAACGCCTTGGCCTCGTCGGCGTGGTAGTACTTGTCGCGGTCCGTCTCCCGCGCGATGATCTCGACCGGCTGGCCGGTGTGCTTCGCCAGGATCTCGTTCAGCCGGCCCCGCTCGCGCAGGATCTCGTTGGCCTGGATCTCGATGTCCGACACCTGCCCGCCGACCTGCCCGTAGGGCTGGTGGATCATCACCTTCGAGTTGGGCATCGCGTACCGCTTCTTCGGGCTGCCGGCGGCCAGGAGCACCGCCGCCCCGCTGGCCGCGAGGCCCATGCAGAACGTGTTGATCGGCGACTGCATGAACTGCATGGTGTCGTAGATCGCCAGCGTCGCCGACACCGACCCGCCCGGGCTGTTGATGTACAGGCTGATGTCCTCGCTCTTCTTCTCGTACTCGAGGTACAGGAGCTGCTTGATGACGAGGGTGGCGACGTCGTTGTTGATCGGCCAGTTGAGGAAGATGATGCGCTGCTCGAGCAGCAGGTCGTCGAGCGTCAGCGTCCGCTGGCGCGCGTACTGGCCGCGCTGGAGGAGCGGCTCGAACGGGCCGGCCGCGGCCGTCGGGTCGAACGGTGGGAACATGGTTGGCCTTCCGGGCTTACGCCACTTCGCCGCGACCCGGGGCCAGAGAGCGCGGGCACTCCGTCCTGAGTCGCGGCGAACGAGAAAGAGGGTCAGTTACACTGTACGCGTGCGGTCAACTGGCGCTGTCGCCCTTGGCCTCGCCCTCGGCGGGCGCCGGGGCCGGGGCGTCGGGCAGCACCGCCTGCTCCACGGTCGCCACCTCGCCCTGCTGCGCCTCGGAGTTGAGCTCGTAGTCCTCGTAGGTGGCGCTGCCGAGGATCAGGTCGAGCGCCTTCCGCTCGAGCAGGTCGGCCGCGACCGCCTCCATCAGGTCTTCCTTCTCGAGCCGGGCGCGGACCTTGCGCGGGCTCTCGCCCGACTGGTCCGCGATCCGGTCGATCTCGGTGTCGATGTCGTCCTCTTCGATCTCGATCTTCTCGACCTCGGCGATCTTCTGGAGCACGAAGTGCTCCTTGAGCGCCTCGGCGGTGCTCTTCAGCACGTCCTGCTCGAGGATGCGGCTGCGGCCGCGGATCTGCTCGTCGCTCATGCCCGCGTTCCGCATCTCCATGACCTTACGGGCCAGGGTCTTGCGGGCCTGCTTGCGGAGCATGTCCTGCGGCAGCTCCCACGCGGCCGCGGCGGCGATCTGCTGGAGCACCTGCTCGCGGGCCACGCGGCGCTGGGTGTACTCGAGCCGGCGGTTCAGCACCGCCTCGACCAGCTCGGTGAACGCCTCCGGGGTGCTGACCCCGAACGCCGATTCGAGCAGGTCCGACGTGAGCTCCGGCTGCCGGGTGGTCTTCACGTCCTTGACGGTGAACTGCGCCTGCACGGTCTGGCCGCGGAGCTGCTCGGTCGCGGTCTCCTGCGACAGCGTGATGTCGACCACCCGCACGTCGCCGGACTTGGCACCTGCCATCGTCTTGCCGAAGTCGGCCGCGACGCCGTCCGACAGCGCGAGCTGCGGCTCGACCTTGACCTGCACCTCGTCGAGCTTGTTGATCTCCTTGCCCTGGAAGGAGATGGCCACGTCCGCGGAGATGACGTCGTACAGCTCGGCGACGCCCGAGTCCTTCGGCACGATCTGGCCGTACGGGTCGAGCAGCCGCTTCTTCTCGTTCGCGACCTCTTCGGCCGTGTACGTGTGGGTGGGGCGCCGGAGCTTCAGCCCCTTGTACTCGGGCAGGTCGAACTCGGGCCGGACCTCAATGTCGAACTCGTAAACGAACGGCCCCTCCTTGGGGATGTTCACGAGGTTCGGGTCGAACTCGGGCGGGCTGAGCGGCGAGATGGCCTGCTCGTCGGCGAGCTGCTCGAGGCTCGCCATGAGCACCTGCGACTTGATCTCGTCGGCGACGGTGGTGTAGTACCGCTTCTCGATCATCTTGCGCGGGGCCTTGCCCGGGCGGAACCCGCGGACCTGCGGCTCCTCGCTGAGCGTCAGTTCCGTGAACTTCTCGTTGAACCGATCGTCGATGGCCTTGCGGTCCACGGTCACCTTGACGTGCTTTTTGCACGGCCCGATGTCCTTGATCTCGACCGTCTGAACCAGCTTGCCGTTTTCCTCACCAGCTTCTGCGCCGGGCGCTTCCGCGACGGCGGTGGCTTCGGCCGGCGGGGTGGTCTCGTCGTCGTTCGCCATGGGTGTTTCCTCCCTTGATGAAGCCGGGCCGTTCCGTCCGATTACGTCGCCCGTATGTGGAAGTATGTGAAAAAAACGATAAGCCGGGAAGTAGTGGGCTGGCGGGATTGCATACCCGCCGTCGGCCCGCGACTTCCCGGCTTCGTCTTACGCCAAAGTGTACTGGGCGTTACATCGGTCAGAGCGGGTGATGGGACTTGAACCCACGACAACCTCGTTGGCAACGAGGTACTCTACCACTGAGTTACACCCGCACTTCATTCAGCCTGACACACCCATTTTTAGGGCGCGAGGTCGCGGTTTCAAGGGAGAATATTTGGATCGCGTGAGGCGGACAGTCGTGGGCGCAGAAATCACCCAACCCGATTATCCGGACCGCTTATGGGGACCGCTTCAATGACCGAACAGCAGTGGCTCGCGAGTGCCTCGCCGGTGGCGATGCTGCACCACCTCAACGCCGACGGGAACGCTCGCAAGCCGCTGCTTTATGCGATAGCGGTGTGCCTGCGTGAGCCGGAGTTGAAGACGGAAGCACTGCACAGGTGGGTCGAATTGGCCGAACGGTACCTCAGAGGCGGGGTGGAGAACTGCGACCTTGACGACGAGAGCTTCAACGCTGACGCCGAAGCGAACGTTCTCGCTCAATTTAACCAAGGCCAAACGAAAGTGCAGTACGCTGCTATCGCTGACGCTCTGGGTTGCGTCTGGATCACCGCCAATGCCGAGTATGACCTCGACGCCGACGATCCTCCCGTCCCGCTTGAGGAACTCGAGCCGGTGCGCCGGGCCAACGCCGACCTCGTGCGCGACATCTTCGGCAACCCGTTTCGCCCGGTGCGCTTTGCTCCGGGGTGGCGCACCGATACCGCAATCGCGATCGCGCGGCAGATGTACGAATCACGCGACTTCAGCGCGATGCCGGTTCTGGCCGACGCCCTTCAAGACGCCGGGTGTGACTGCGCGGACATACTCGCGCACTGCCGCGATCCGCAACAAGTTCACGTGCGTGGGTGCTGGGTTGCTGACCTCGTACTCGGTTACGAATGAGAGTAGGCTGTTCGGTGGAGGTGAACCATGTCCGCACTCTCGTCCCCGCCGCCGTGGAAGCCGTCCAGCGTGGTGCCGCAGCCGCGCAAGTGACCGTCCAGGAGTTCGACCGGCTCGGGGCGCTCGGGTGCTTCGAGGGCCGGCGGGCGCTCCTCCTCGACGGCGTCATTCTGCAGCAAGGACCGATGGACCCGCCGCACGCGAACGCGCTGGAGGTACTAACGGAAGCCGTTCGTGCGGTTTTCGAGGCCGGTTGGCGGTTCCGGGGCCAAACGCCACTGCACCTCGATCAGTTCAACAACCCGATGCCCGACCTCGCGGTCGTTGCAGGGCGACCAGGGTACAACCAAGGTCACCCAACGGTGGCCGCGCTGGTGGTCGAGGTGTCTGACTCGACGCTGCACACGGACCTGACGGCCAAGGCGGAGTGGTACGCGACCGCCGGAATCGTCGATGGCTCATGTGGCATCCCAGGTGGACTGTGGGCAGCAAGAGCCATGTTGGCCTGAAGTTAGCGCCAGCCATTCACCTCTGACACCTCATGAGACCACCTTTTTTCCCCCCTTCGTACCCCTTGGGGCTGCCGCGGCGGGTCGTCTTGACCGTCTGCGCGTCCACCCGCAGGGTTTCCGGGGGCGGTGGGGCACCGGCCTCGATGCGGACCCCCTCCCGCCGGGTGACGCGAACCTTCTCCCAGGTGCCGCCCAGCCGCCAGTCGCAGAATAACCCGTAAACGGTCTGCCAGGTCGGGACGTCGTGCGGGAGCACCCGCCATGCCCCACCGGCCCGCAGGTGGTAGAAGATGGCGTTGAGCACCTCCCGCCGATCCACGACGACCGGGTGACCGCCTTGGGGCGTGCCGGACTTGGACTTGGGAAGCAGTGGGGCCAGTCGCTCCCACTGCTCATCGGTCAGGTCGGTTGGGTACGGCTTGCGACTCATGCAAACCCTGTACCCAATCCCACATTCCTAAGCGACATCAGTTTCAAAATACACTCTGATATCCTCGGCCCGGCGGACACCTGTCGTGCCTCTCCCGTCACAGCATCACCCCAGGCGTGACATCTTCACCGCGCCGCCGACGATTGTCGCCACCGCGCGGCCGGTCAGCTCGGTCCCGTGGAACGGCGTGTTCAGGCTCTTCGACTTCGACTCGCGCTTGTCGAACGTCCAGCGCACCTTCGGGTCGATCACCGTGACATCAGCCGGGCGGCCGGGTTGCAGCGTGCCGCGCTCTATGCCGAGCACCGCCGCCGGGTTGCAGGTCATCTTCGCCAGCATCTGCGGCCAGCTCAGGTGCCCCGGCTCGATCAGGTGCGTGACGCACAGCGGCAGGAAGGTTTCGAGCCCCAGGATGCCGTTGGGCGCCTGGTCCAGCTCGCGCTCCTTCTTCTCGGGCGCGTGCGGGGCGTGGTCGGTCGCCAGAACCGTCAGCGAGTCGTCCTTCAGGCCCTCGAGGATCGCCTGCCGG belongs to Gemmata obscuriglobus and includes:
- a CDS encoding leucine-rich repeat domain-containing protein; this encodes MFRTLALAAVVSVLCVCPSARADEAEDRAVAFVEKLGGRVTRDTRPAGRPVTKVYLSFTRVTDKGLKELAGLKNLTHLNLFSTWVTDAGVKELAGLKGLTTLDLNSTSVTDAGMKELAALNNLTTLRLSGKGVTDAGLKELAALKKLANLDLSHTKVTDAGLKELAALKGLTTIRLNNTEVTDAGLKELAALKKLADLDLSQTKVTDAGLKELAALKGLTCLGLLGTKVTDAGLKELAGLNLTDLHLAGTPVTDAGLKELAALKNLTHLYLFGTKVTGVGLKELSGLKGLTTLYLNNTKVTDAGVKELSGLKGLTTLDLSYTEMTDAGVKALAGLKGLTNLELYGTKVTDAGVKELNSALPKCKILN
- the pgi gene encoding glucose-6-phosphate isomerase; this translates as MAEHTLLTQRPAWAALQSHFQGLKAAHLRDLFAADPGRGTRLTAEAVGVFADYSKNRVTDETLKLLFALAGECDLKGRIEAMFGGEKINITENRAVLHTALRAPKGAVVTVDGKNVVPEVHEVLDAMSAFADRVRSGAWKGHTGKPIRSVVNIGIGGSDLGPVMANEALRFYAQRDLTFRFLSNVDGTDFAETVRDLDPAETLFIVCSKTFTTQETMTNAESARAWSLATLKDPASVAKHFAAVSTNAAKVKEFGIDTANMFGFWDWVGGRYSMDSAVGLATVLALGPTHFRQMLDGFHAMDQHFRTTPFEKNVPVILGLISVWYGSFFGAETAAVLPYDQYLKRFPAYLQQLTMESNGKRVTLGGAEVDYQTGAVYWGEPGTNGQHSFYQLIHQGTKLIPCDFIAFSKSLNPVGRHHDLLMANVFAQAEALAFGKTAEQVRADKVEEWLVPHKTFPGNRPSNVLLLEKLTPFALGTLVALYEHIVFTQGVIWDIGSFDQWGVELGKALASRIVPELEAATEPDLKHDSSTNALIRRYRQGKK
- a CDS encoding polyprenyl synthetase family protein, whose product is MATVSPAVTGGPAAGLDPAYRNGLKAALMFGPIASDIAEAERIFDRTLAPHKGPFGPLVEHLRHYRGKRLRPALLLLTAEACGGVAPAHHTLAAAMEMIHTATLVHDDVLDEADVRRHAPTFRAGWGNKVSILLGDMLFTHAFHLTSTVDGRACQITGEVTNRVCAGELRQVTERGNLELSEADYFAVIDGKTAALTECCGRLGALYAGASEEVAAKMASYGRSVGLAFQIADDLLDLTGTEEAAGKTLGTDLEQQKLTLPVIHCLNRLPAGEAAKLRDLIRAGGEGLGARVLQALEKTQSVTYAKRRAEELSRSARQELECLPRGDARSILEAVTEWSIRREK
- the moaC gene encoding cyclic pyranopterin monophosphate synthase MoaC — translated: MTTLSHFDDSGASRMVDVGAKAETHRVARASALVRMQPATLALIRNKELAKGDVLEVARLAGIMAAKKTADLIPLCHPLTLTSVKLEFSFPAADALRIEAVVTVFARTGVEMEALTAVTVSALTVYDMCKSADRGMTVEAVRLEEKDGGRSGHFARDPS
- a CDS encoding ATP-dependent Clp protease proteolytic subunit, with amino-acid sequence MPLVPIVVESRGREERAYDIYSRLLKDRIIFMQGVVQDDMANLIVAQMLYLQFEDPKRDISLYINSPGGSVTAGMAIYDTMQFITCDVATYCIGQAASMGAMLLTAGTKGKRYALPHARVMIHQPSAGSEGTAEEILIHAKEFLRTKETLNKLMADHCGQPVEKILKGTDRDNFMSAQEAREFGLIDKVLERMPAEAFAAARPPE
- a CDS encoding ATP-dependent Clp protease proteolytic subunit — protein: MFPPFDPTAAAGPFEPLLQRGQYARQRTLTLDDLLLEQRIIFLNWPINNDVATLVIKQLLYLEYEKKSEDISLYINSPGGSVSATLAIYDTMQFMQSPINTFCMGLAASGAAVLLAAGSPKKRYAMPNSKVMIHQPYGQVGGQVSDIEIQANEILRERGRLNEILAKHTGQPVEIIARETDRDKYYHADEAKAFGLVDEVLVRPELKK